One Nonomuraea angiospora DNA segment encodes these proteins:
- a CDS encoding TetR/AcrR family transcriptional regulator: protein MPRPRVHDLGRLLDVAEQLVADGGPERFTVRALATAAGVSNGVIYHAFGSLPVLLGRLWLRAAGDFLDLQVELADAVHGGDREAAVEAVAAVASAPAVFADRRPAAARMLVAVRRDQLLGPEVPQELAEEMFALDKRLVALLTRLSRALWDRADGASVEVVTLCVVDLPTAVFRRALAGPTADGRPVIGEDSRARLKAAVRAVLALPPPPPAARPGR from the coding sequence ATGCCTCGCCCTCGAGTCCATGATCTCGGCCGGTTGCTGGACGTCGCCGAGCAGTTGGTGGCCGACGGCGGTCCGGAGCGGTTCACGGTGCGAGCGCTGGCGACGGCCGCCGGGGTGTCGAACGGTGTGATTTACCACGCGTTCGGGTCGTTGCCGGTGCTGCTCGGGCGGCTGTGGCTGAGGGCGGCGGGAGATTTCCTGGATCTCCAGGTCGAGCTGGCCGACGCGGTGCACGGGGGTGACCGCGAAGCGGCAGTCGAGGCGGTGGCGGCGGTGGCGAGCGCTCCGGCGGTGTTCGCCGACCGCCGGCCCGCCGCCGCCCGGATGCTCGTGGCGGTGCGCCGTGACCAGTTGCTCGGTCCCGAGGTGCCGCAGGAGCTGGCCGAGGAGATGTTCGCCCTGGACAAGCGGTTGGTGGCGCTGCTGACCCGCCTGTCGCGGGCGCTGTGGGACCGTGCTGACGGGGCGAGCGTCGAGGTGGTGACGCTGTGCGTGGTCGACCTGCCGACCGCTGTGTTCCGGCGGGCGCTGGCGGGCCCGACCGCGGACGGCCGGCCCGTGATCGGGGAGGACAGCCGGGCACGGCTGAAAGCCGCGGTCCGCGCGGTCCTCGCCCTCCCGCCGCCCCCACCGGCCGCGCGGCCGGGCCGGTGA
- a CDS encoding plastocyanin/azurin family copper-binding protein produces the protein MRPHDVWSAGTAAVAMTAALFTGAPTATGQAAGSRPAQECTPPPLPGKVVDVDVTDATGAAPMRLTVKPAKVTAGTVSLRVSNTGTLAHEVVVLPLTAGRPIGKRPIGAESRASETGSVGEASHNCGAGEGGGIAPGSAGWATLTLKPGRYELICNFPGHYAAGMRAELDVTP, from the coding sequence ATGAGGCCTCACGACGTCTGGTCCGCAGGCACCGCGGCAGTCGCCATGACAGCCGCCCTGTTCACCGGCGCACCAACGGCCACGGGGCAGGCGGCCGGGTCGCGGCCCGCCCAAGAATGCACTCCTCCACCGCTGCCGGGCAAGGTGGTGGACGTCGACGTGACCGACGCGACCGGGGCAGCACCCATGCGCCTGACCGTGAAGCCGGCCAAGGTCACGGCAGGCACCGTGTCTCTCCGTGTCTCCAACACCGGCACCCTGGCCCACGAGGTGGTCGTCCTCCCGCTGACGGCGGGCCGGCCCATCGGGAAGCGGCCGATCGGAGCCGAGAGCCGCGCAAGCGAGACGGGCTCCGTCGGCGAGGCGTCCCACAACTGCGGCGCGGGCGAGGGCGGCGGCATCGCACCCGGATCCGCGGGCTGGGCGACGCTGACGCTGAAGCCCGGACGGTACGAGCTGATCTGCAACTTCCCAGGACACTACGCCGCGGGCATGCGCGCGGAACTCGACGTCACCCCGTAA
- a CDS encoding TetR/AcrR family transcriptional regulator produces the protein MRADATRNLERVLSTGARMLADDPSATITAIAAAAGVDRRTVYRRFASREDLMAAVYGARYDAVEKAIQEARLREAPVEVALHRYVEGIIAANRKWPVETSRMLREETLRERRRGLIDEVDAFLRRATDEGLLRSDLPPGWVAALLPPLMVHAAEDLPELSAAQAADVVVDTLLRGVGRPSGSGQGITAPSGADLGGRAARASPGTGTGRG, from the coding sequence GTGAGAGCCGACGCCACCCGCAATCTCGAACGTGTCCTGAGCACAGGCGCCCGCATGCTCGCCGACGACCCCTCGGCGACCATCACCGCCATCGCCGCCGCGGCAGGAGTGGACCGCCGCACGGTCTACCGCCGCTTCGCCTCCCGCGAAGACCTCATGGCCGCCGTCTACGGAGCCCGCTACGACGCGGTCGAGAAGGCCATCCAGGAGGCCAGGCTGCGCGAGGCCCCCGTCGAGGTCGCGCTGCACCGTTACGTCGAGGGCATCATCGCCGCCAACCGCAAATGGCCGGTGGAAACGAGCCGCATGCTCCGCGAGGAGACGCTCCGCGAGCGCCGCCGCGGCCTGATCGACGAGGTCGACGCCTTCCTGCGGCGCGCCACCGACGAGGGCCTGCTGCGCTCCGACCTGCCGCCCGGCTGGGTGGCCGCGCTCCTGCCGCCGCTGATGGTGCACGCCGCCGAGGACCTGCCCGAGCTGAGCGCCGCACAGGCCGCCGACGTCGTGGTCGACACCCTGCTGCGCGGCGTCGGCCGCCCGAGCGGGTCCGGCCAGGGGATCACCGCTCCTTCCGGTGCGGACCTTGGAGGACGGGCTGCGCGGGCTTCGCCAGGAACGGGGACCGGCCGAGGATGA
- a CDS encoding PQQ-dependent sugar dehydrogenase, with protein sequence MRARVVPALILALIALIISAPEARAQVVGGFDFSRAEVSVTGLQVPWGLAFLPDGSALVSERNTGRILQVRPGQTPTQVATVSGVSASGESGLLGIAARDGWVYAYFTSTAGDNRLVRFQLSAPQTQTVIFSGVPSATIHDGGRLAFGPDGMLYLSTGDASNTSNAQNLNSPAGKILRMTPTGGVPSDNPFAGSPVWSYGHRNVQGLAWDSQGRMYASEFGQNTWDEINQIVAGGNYGWPTCEGNCGNSSFRNPIVTWTTAEASPSGLAYANNTLFAAALGGRRLWTVPLTGSGTPGTPLAELQSTYGRLRAVALGPDGWLWVTTSNRDGRGTPVAQDDRVIRIPPATNGTDTTPPTAPGGLAASAVTATGTTLTWTASTDDVGVTGYDVLRAPGSSGGAFTQVGTAATTSYADTGLTAATTYRYQVRARDAAGNSSPVSSTVTVTTGPGGTTGGCMATPTTQTQWSTGYVIQPVTVANTGTSTTTGWTVTFTLPSGHAVTGSWNATLTVSGQTVTVRNAGHNGTLAPGQSTTFGFQASRPSGDTQTPSPAYRCTG encoded by the coding sequence ATGCGCGCCCGTGTCGTACCCGCCCTGATTCTGGCCCTGATCGCCCTCATCATCAGCGCTCCCGAGGCACGTGCGCAGGTGGTCGGGGGCTTCGACTTCTCCAGGGCGGAGGTGTCCGTCACGGGACTGCAGGTGCCATGGGGTCTGGCGTTCCTGCCGGACGGCAGCGCGCTGGTCTCCGAGCGGAACACGGGGCGGATCCTCCAGGTACGGCCCGGCCAGACGCCCACCCAGGTCGCCACCGTCAGCGGGGTGAGCGCCTCCGGTGAGAGCGGCCTGCTCGGCATCGCGGCCAGGGACGGCTGGGTGTACGCGTACTTCACCAGCACCGCCGGGGACAACCGCCTGGTCAGGTTCCAGCTGAGCGCGCCTCAGACGCAGACGGTGATCTTCTCGGGCGTCCCGAGCGCCACCATCCACGACGGCGGGCGCCTGGCCTTCGGCCCGGACGGCATGCTCTACCTGAGCACCGGCGACGCCAGTAACACCAGCAACGCCCAGAACCTCAACAGCCCCGCCGGCAAGATCCTGCGCATGACGCCCACCGGCGGCGTGCCTTCGGACAATCCGTTCGCGGGATCCCCGGTCTGGAGCTACGGCCACCGCAACGTGCAGGGCCTGGCCTGGGACTCCCAAGGCAGGATGTACGCCAGCGAATTCGGCCAGAACACCTGGGACGAGATCAACCAGATCGTCGCCGGCGGCAACTACGGCTGGCCCACCTGCGAAGGCAACTGCGGCAACTCCTCCTTCCGCAACCCCATCGTCACCTGGACGACCGCCGAGGCGTCGCCGAGCGGGCTCGCGTACGCCAACAACACGCTCTTCGCCGCCGCGCTGGGCGGCCGGCGCCTCTGGACGGTGCCGCTGACGGGCAGCGGCACGCCCGGCACGCCGCTGGCCGAGCTCCAGTCCACGTACGGACGCCTCCGCGCGGTCGCGCTCGGACCCGACGGCTGGCTCTGGGTGACGACCAGCAACCGGGACGGCCGCGGCACGCCGGTGGCCCAGGACGACCGCGTCATCCGCATCCCGCCCGCCACGAACGGAACCGACACCACCCCGCCGACCGCCCCCGGCGGCCTGGCCGCCTCCGCGGTTACCGCCACCGGCACCACGCTGACGTGGACCGCCTCGACCGACGACGTCGGCGTGACCGGCTATGACGTCCTGCGCGCGCCGGGCTCGTCCGGCGGCGCCTTCACGCAGGTGGGCACCGCGGCGACCACCTCGTACGCCGACACCGGGCTGACCGCCGCCACCACCTACCGCTACCAGGTGCGCGCCCGCGACGCGGCGGGCAACTCGTCGCCGGTGTCCAGCACGGTCACGGTCACCACCGGCCCGGGCGGCACGACCGGCGGATGCATGGCCACGCCGACCACCCAGACCCAGTGGAGCACCGGCTACGTGATCCAGCCGGTCACGGTCGCCAACACGGGCACCTCGACGACCACGGGCTGGACAGTGACGTTCACGCTGCCCAGCGGGCACGCCGTCACCGGTTCCTGGAACGCCACGCTGACCGTCAGCGGACAGACCGTCACGGTCAGGAACGCCGGTCA
- a CDS encoding DMT family transporter, whose protein sequence is MIVIIVSLGAACLLGIGFVAQQHAAYREPLEEMLHPRLLLDLMRMPLWLAGIGLMVGGQILGAIALRYADVAQVEPLLAMNLLFALSAAHVIYQEPFGRTLQLGALLVCGGVALFLFAGKPHGGRLPDPVSIRWLAALPVVVAAAALVLFGLRRSLKVKAMLLAAAAGVLYGLQDVLTRGSLLTLDSGPNMLATWQLYVLPCVAVVGLLLNQSAFDAAPLQISLPATTVAEPIAGIVLGVAIFAERLQVTPAAIAGEVAGLIAMVTGIVILGRSPFLAKPAQPVLQGPHRKER, encoded by the coding sequence GTGATCGTCATCATCGTCTCTCTGGGGGCGGCGTGCCTGCTGGGCATCGGCTTCGTCGCCCAGCAGCATGCCGCCTACCGCGAGCCCCTGGAGGAGATGCTGCATCCGCGCCTCCTGCTCGACCTCATGCGCATGCCGTTGTGGCTGGCCGGGATCGGGCTGATGGTGGGCGGCCAGATCCTCGGCGCCATCGCGCTCCGGTACGCGGACGTGGCGCAGGTGGAGCCGCTGCTCGCGATGAACCTGCTGTTCGCCCTGAGCGCGGCCCATGTCATCTACCAGGAGCCGTTCGGCCGCACGCTGCAACTGGGCGCCCTGCTGGTGTGCGGAGGAGTGGCGCTGTTCCTGTTCGCCGGAAAGCCTCATGGTGGGCGCCTCCCCGACCCGGTCTCCATACGGTGGCTCGCGGCGCTCCCGGTGGTCGTGGCCGCGGCGGCGCTGGTCCTCTTCGGCCTGCGGCGTTCCCTGAAGGTCAAGGCGATGCTGCTGGCGGCCGCCGCCGGGGTGCTGTACGGCCTCCAGGACGTGCTGACCCGCGGCTCCCTGCTCACGCTGGACAGCGGGCCGAACATGCTCGCGACCTGGCAACTGTACGTCCTGCCGTGCGTCGCCGTGGTGGGGCTGCTGCTCAATCAGAGCGCGTTCGACGCCGCCCCGCTCCAGATCTCGCTGCCGGCCACCACGGTCGCGGAGCCGATCGCCGGGATCGTGCTGGGTGTGGCGATCTTCGCCGAGCGCCTGCAGGTCACCCCGGCGGCGATCGCAGGCGAGGTGGCCGGTCTGATCGCGATGGTGACCGGCATCGTCATCCTCGGCCGGTCCCCGTTCCTGGCGAAGCCCGCGCAGCCCGTCCTCCAAGGTCCGCACCGGAAGGAGCGGTGA
- a CDS encoding oxidoreductase has translation MARTWLITGSSRGFGRHLTEAVLEAGDQVIATARSPKQLDDLVARHGDRIRAVALDVTDAAAAARAVEEATDAFGGLDVVVNNAGYGNSAPIEEMAEDDFRAQIETNLFGVVNVTRAALPVLRAQRSGVFVQFSSIGGRVGGTPGMGAYQTAKFAVEGFSEVLANEVAPFGIKVVIVEPGAFRTDWQGASMEIHPVGPDYEQTVGAIHRYRRDTDGTQPGDPARAARIIIDVVGHDDPPRRLLLGSDAVASAQKAAELRAAETEKWADVSRSADYPAGER, from the coding sequence ATGGCCAGGACATGGCTCATCACCGGATCGTCGCGCGGCTTCGGCCGCCACCTCACCGAAGCGGTCCTCGAAGCGGGCGACCAGGTCATCGCCACCGCGCGCAGCCCCAAGCAGCTCGACGACCTGGTGGCCCGCCATGGCGACCGGATTCGGGCGGTCGCGCTCGACGTCACCGACGCCGCCGCGGCCGCCCGGGCGGTCGAGGAGGCCACCGACGCCTTCGGCGGCCTCGACGTGGTGGTCAACAACGCCGGTTACGGCAACAGCGCGCCGATCGAGGAGATGGCCGAGGACGACTTCCGCGCCCAGATCGAGACCAACCTCTTCGGCGTGGTGAACGTCACCCGGGCCGCCCTGCCCGTCCTGCGCGCCCAGCGATCAGGGGTCTTCGTGCAGTTCTCCTCCATCGGCGGGCGCGTCGGCGGCACTCCCGGCATGGGCGCCTACCAGACCGCGAAGTTCGCCGTCGAAGGCTTCTCCGAGGTGCTCGCCAACGAGGTCGCGCCCTTCGGCATCAAGGTCGTCATCGTCGAGCCGGGCGCGTTCCGTACCGACTGGCAAGGGGCCTCCATGGAGATCCACCCCGTCGGCCCCGACTACGAGCAGACCGTGGGCGCCATCCACCGCTACCGGCGCGACACCGACGGCACCCAGCCCGGCGACCCCGCCCGCGCCGCCAGGATCATCATCGACGTCGTCGGGCATGACGACCCGCCCCGGCGGCTCCTCCTCGGCAGCGACGCCGTCGCCTCCGCCCAGAAGGCCGCCGAGCTGCGTGCCGCCGAAACCGAGAAATGGGCCGACGTCAGCCGCTCGGCCGACTACCCCGCCGGCGAACGCTAG
- the sigJ gene encoding RNA polymerase sigma factor SigJ gives MTTPSEPGSDPSLSVIMSERRQLINLAYRLLGSLADAEDVVQEACARWYAMTPEQQQAIESPGAWLTKVAGRICLDVLGSARARRERYVGEWIPEPLPDRTEWISARPGGAMIDPADRITLDESINMAFLVVLEAMTPAERVAFILHDVFRYSFAEVAEIVGRTPVACRQLASSARRRLRATQAPATPAARPGIVGDFKRAWEAKDIKALIELLDPDARAVIDGGGLVSAGLRPIEGSEQIARYLLAIAGMSPGLTILERTVNGQPGLVAQQDGVTVTVAAFDVTGERIKHIWAVRNPEKLRPWTVQPQP, from the coding sequence ATGACCACCCCATCCGAGCCAGGGTCCGACCCGAGCCTGAGCGTGATCATGAGCGAGCGGCGCCAGCTGATCAATCTCGCCTACCGCCTCCTCGGCTCCCTGGCCGATGCCGAGGATGTCGTGCAGGAGGCCTGCGCCCGCTGGTACGCCATGACCCCGGAGCAGCAGCAGGCCATCGAGTCCCCCGGCGCCTGGCTGACGAAGGTGGCCGGCCGCATCTGCCTCGACGTGCTCGGCTCGGCACGGGCGCGGCGCGAGCGTTACGTGGGCGAATGGATCCCCGAGCCGCTGCCCGACCGTACGGAGTGGATCAGCGCGCGGCCGGGCGGCGCCATGATCGACCCCGCCGACCGGATCACCCTCGACGAGTCGATCAACATGGCCTTCCTCGTCGTGCTCGAAGCGATGACCCCGGCCGAGCGCGTCGCGTTCATCCTGCACGACGTCTTCCGCTACTCCTTCGCCGAAGTGGCGGAGATCGTCGGCCGTACGCCGGTGGCCTGCCGCCAGCTGGCCTCCTCGGCCCGCCGCCGTCTTCGCGCCACGCAGGCTCCCGCGACTCCGGCGGCCCGGCCCGGCATCGTCGGTGACTTCAAGCGGGCCTGGGAGGCCAAGGACATCAAGGCCCTCATCGAGCTCCTCGACCCCGACGCCAGGGCGGTCATCGACGGCGGCGGCCTCGTCAGCGCCGGGCTCCGCCCGATCGAGGGCAGCGAGCAGATCGCCCGCTACCTCCTCGCCATCGCTGGAATGTCACCCGGCCTGACGATCCTCGAACGTACGGTCAACGGTCAGCCCGGCCTGGTGGCCCAGCAGGACGGCGTGACGGTGACGGTGGCGGCGTTCGACGTCACGGGCGAGCGGATCAAGCACATCTGGGCGGTACGCAACCCCGAGAAGCTCCGGCCGTGGACGGTGCAGCCGCAACCTTAG
- a CDS encoding CHRD domain-containing protein, whose amino-acid sequence MNTSEQLGNRRIQWRRAVAGAAFAALASTAALAATSAPANAAPATFTSAKTYYFTAVLLGRNEVPEAGKKVNDRNGLAAAKFRIKGDRLYYFVQWKKVAKPTAFHIHRGKAGKNGPVVIDLLSNGTIRGNTSSGSVRVKDTSVLNGIKKNPKNWYANLHTSEFPDGAVRAQLHGAHHW is encoded by the coding sequence ATGAACACTTCCGAGCAGCTCGGCAACCGGCGTATCCAGTGGCGGCGTGCGGTGGCCGGCGCGGCCTTCGCGGCGCTGGCCTCCACCGCGGCCCTGGCCGCCACCTCGGCACCGGCCAACGCCGCCCCCGCCACGTTCACCAGCGCCAAGACGTACTACTTCACCGCGGTCCTTCTCGGCAGGAACGAGGTGCCGGAGGCAGGCAAGAAGGTCAACGACCGGAACGGCCTGGCGGCCGCGAAGTTCCGCATCAAGGGCGACCGTCTCTACTACTTCGTCCAGTGGAAGAAGGTCGCCAAGCCCACCGCCTTCCACATTCACCGGGGCAAGGCCGGCAAGAACGGCCCCGTCGTCATCGACCTGCTGAGCAACGGCACCATCCGCGGCAACACGAGCTCCGGCTCCGTACGCGTCAAGGACACCAGCGTCCTCAACGGAATCAAGAAGAACCCGAAGAACTGGTACGCCAACCTGCACACCTCCGAGTTCCCCGACGGCGCGGTCCGCGCTCAGCTCCACGGCGCCCACCACTGGTAA
- a CDS encoding serine/threonine-protein kinase, which yields MTLLAGRYRLLSQLGQGGMGTVWRATDELLRQEVAVKEVRLPPDLDEASRAELAERTLREARAAATLRSHPSIVTVHDVVLDDGRPWIIMELVRGRSLDRVVRDDGPLPPHRVAEIGMRMLDALGAAHASGILHRDVKPANVLLTDDGRVLLTDFGIATIAGDTGLTQTGMLTGSPGYIAPERLRGEADGPLADLWSLGATLFTAVEGGPPFPRPNEAAVLAAVLMQEPAPFRLAGPLAPVLAAILEKDPARRCSPDQVAGWLRALSRGEPTDVPTSPRTRTVPGSRPRRRRRVQVVVGALLAVVLVVAAGVVVVPYLFPNVVRFLGAMLAPRVSYTYSPLPTFRSSPEATPVISRDFEACDLLTSAQTRSLFGGAMKRQFLTDAACSWSNTDGSILSIMAYRLPSASAANLTHDQMVEYMKDEPKRDEKTKIRTGPKVGDEAFSYTRQVPNWPWKVYETKISFRLSNVSVSITVRARRSGFGTADRAAKLVAAALDKYR from the coding sequence GTGACGTTGCTCGCAGGCCGTTATCGCCTGCTTTCGCAGCTCGGTCAGGGCGGCATGGGCACCGTCTGGCGGGCGACGGACGAGCTCCTCCGGCAGGAAGTGGCCGTCAAGGAGGTCCGGCTCCCGCCGGATCTCGACGAGGCGTCGCGGGCCGAACTGGCCGAACGCACGCTCCGGGAAGCGCGCGCCGCGGCGACGCTGCGTTCCCACCCGTCCATCGTCACCGTGCACGACGTGGTCCTGGACGACGGCCGGCCGTGGATCATCATGGAGCTGGTCCGCGGCCGCTCCCTCGACCGGGTCGTACGCGACGACGGCCCGCTGCCGCCGCACCGCGTGGCCGAGATCGGCATGCGGATGCTCGACGCCCTCGGCGCCGCGCACGCGTCCGGCATCCTGCACCGGGACGTCAAACCCGCCAACGTCCTGCTCACCGACGACGGGCGGGTGCTGCTCACCGACTTCGGCATCGCGACGATCGCCGGGGACACCGGGCTCACCCAGACGGGGATGTTGACCGGCTCGCCCGGCTACATCGCGCCGGAGCGCCTGCGCGGCGAGGCCGACGGCCCGCTCGCCGACCTGTGGTCGCTCGGCGCCACGCTCTTCACGGCTGTGGAGGGCGGGCCGCCGTTCCCCCGCCCGAACGAGGCCGCGGTCCTGGCCGCCGTACTGATGCAGGAGCCCGCCCCCTTCCGGCTGGCCGGCCCGCTGGCACCCGTGCTGGCCGCGATCCTGGAGAAGGACCCGGCACGCCGCTGCTCCCCGGACCAGGTGGCCGGCTGGCTGCGGGCCCTCTCGCGGGGCGAGCCCACGGACGTCCCGACCTCGCCACGCACGCGGACCGTACCGGGCAGCCGCCCCCGTCGGCGTCGCCGCGTCCAGGTCGTCGTGGGCGCCCTGCTCGCGGTGGTACTGGTCGTGGCGGCGGGGGTGGTGGTCGTGCCGTACCTGTTCCCGAACGTCGTCCGCTTCCTCGGCGCCATGCTCGCCCCCCGCGTCAGCTACACCTATTCTCCGCTGCCGACGTTCCGCTCGTCACCGGAGGCCACCCCGGTCATCTCCCGCGACTTCGAGGCGTGCGATCTGCTGACCAGCGCCCAGACGCGCTCGCTGTTCGGCGGGGCGATGAAGCGCCAGTTCCTGACCGACGCCGCCTGCTCCTGGTCCAATACGGATGGTTCCATCCTGAGCATCATGGCGTACCGCTTGCCGAGCGCCTCCGCGGCCAACCTGACCCATGATCAGATGGTCGAGTACATGAAGGACGAGCCGAAGCGCGACGAGAAGACCAAGATCCGCACGGGGCCGAAGGTCGGCGACGAGGCCTTCAGCTACACCCGGCAGGTGCCCAACTGGCCGTGGAAGGTCTACGAGACCAAGATCTCCTTCCGGCTGTCGAACGTCTCGGTGTCCATCACCGTCAGAGCGCGACGCTCCGGGTTCGGCACCGCCGACCGCGCCGCCAAGCTCGTCGCCGCGGCCCTCGACAAGTACCGCTGA